TTGACGAGGGACTAAGGAGGGAGACTCCTTAAGAATGTTGGCACAACTTTGCCTTGttattttcaaaaccttttcatTACCTTGGATTAATTATGCTCTGTTCTAACTGCCCCATTTTCAGATGTGGTTTAATAATGAGACTCTATTTCAGGCAAGAACTAATTATGGAAATGCTCTAGACttaaaaagaattcaaaattaCCCCAGCTTCCTAAAATTGCACAAGCACTCAAAATCCATACCCTAATACAGACTTTTACCAGCTGGTGTTTATACAGCTGTGCTTACCTTGGTGCATTGTCTCTTAATAGAGATGAAAGATGAATTCCCATTACCCTGCATTCAGTTAAAGAGCACTGcttaagtgaagaaaaaactcTACTCTAGAACTGTATTCTTCCACAAAATAGCCTTACCTATACTGcataaggtttttaaaaaattagtttttattCACATTAGCATAGGTAACCATATCAGGGTGCTGTAAGTAAGAAACTGAGAAGTTTAGGCAACCATCAGATTTCTTTTGAGTCTAGGTTTGCTAGAATATGTGCGCATTTCCTTGTGTTAAGGAAGTGCATTGAGTTAAGATTATGTTAGAATATCAAACAGGTTTATCTTGGTAAAACATTAGCAAGaggaaaaatattgataaaaaaatattagtaCATACCACACAGGTAAAGAGTGCTTTTCACATGCTGCTTGACTGGTTCAGAGGTCATTAGCAAGTACTATTTGCCTCGGAGCAGCCAAagagtaaatatccaccactgaTCACCTTCattttgatgaataattgttaactatTAATTAATAGTGATCTATTAGTAATACTGGTGATAGAAATAATGGTTCATCAAAAAATGGCAAATGAATCAGTAGTTTGCTTACttataaagataaaaaaatttaatatgaGATTTATTGCATAAGTAGAACTTCATTAAGCAAAGTGgtagctttgaaaatttttagtaaTTGTCAGCAGAGTAGATGTATCTTGATCTAAAGATCAGACTGTGGTAAGGTCAACACTAATCTCCTGTAACAATTTTGGGGCACCTGTTCTTGGCTCTGTCAAAAGCAGAAATTCCATATATTCAACCCACCTACATAAATGTTGTGTTTTAATTGATGAAGTACTTTGTCTTTGTAACATTGTTCTGattaaattcattatttttggTAAATATCTCAAACATTTGTTCTAATGCAAGAGCCACATAACaccaaaatataaatcaaagtaaacaaaatatataaaaataaatgatatatAGCCTTGCAATCCCAACTGCTTCAACCAGAAGTCAGTTTGTCTCACAGTGTGCAACACTACCAAAAGGCCCGGAGTTTTCATCGACAATACATCTGACCCAAACATTATAATGTGTGTTTCTCAGCAAATTTTCGGTAAATATATACTCTGTCATATCAAGTATGTATGCCACATAATTATTTTGTCCATTGGGTTGAATCCACACCTCATATTTCACATTGCTACCAGCAATAAAAGGTAAATTTAAGGGTGGTTTCCATGACAACCACAATGCTGGCTGTGACTCCTCTGATGGAAGTTGACAAGTCACATTGATAACTTTACTTGGATACAGATTATGGTCATAAGCAGGTTTTGGCCTTACAGATGTCattctttgcttcttttctaCTGTTTGCATAACAAGTAGTAGTGATTTTATGTCAACCATGGTATCTTGATAAATTCTATAAAGCCAGTAAGGGTTGCTACAGCATAGATGCCTTGGAACTTCTTTTGCTGTCCTGATTTGTACTTGTTCCTCGTCACTGAGATGAACAATTCCACCAACTTCTGGTGCTTCATGTGGGTAAGTTACCGTATTCTCCTCAATTTCATTTCTCCATGCACCATAAGTAATATCCATCCCTGGTAAATTTGCCAAGGTACAATAAGGAGTGTAGTGATTAGGATTGACACCAAATGGGAACAATTCAATAAGTTTTGCACTGGGTGGTAGAAACATTGCCAAAATCAAGATTGAGCCATGCATTCCAATAAGTGCACTGGCTCTGCTTACAAGTTGGACCTGTTCTTTAAAAGAGTGTTTTGTCATGCTAGTATGAATGACTTGTTTATCAAAATGCCTGGAAATTGCCATTGACAAATCCAGTTCATTGATTATTAAACGGTTGTGTTCCCTTGAACAAAGTACAACATAAGAAGAATCAGATGCACGTGTTAATCCACTGTCTAGCCCCAACCTCTTTTTAATAAACATCACAAACTGTCGCACATATTGTCCTGTTAATGAAGTACGAGGTAGGGCTCCCTGTGGTTCCTTAAACCCATACTGATACCATGTTGTATATTTGGAGATGCCAACAACACCGTGCTGAAAACAAATCAATTGCTTTGACTTTTGAAGATCTCTTTTGAGTAGTGGTGGTTTGTCTGTGAATAACTTGTAGAGATCAAAATAGGTCCCTTCGTTCCATCCCTCCATCATAACTAATCTATATCCAAGATCAATTGAAGGCTTACTCCAAGAAAACTGTCCCAGTGTATGGAATAGAGGCAGTAGATCGTCATGGATAACGTGCATAATATTGTCTGCATTGAATCTGTTAAATATTAAGCTTAAGTCATCTATGATGGTGATGTTAGGAAAGGTATCCAATGCAGAAACCGGATAGTCGACATAATTGAAGTACTGGGTGTTGTGATCGTCTACAGAGGACAAGTCCAAAAGTGCTGGATCGAAGCGGTTTTCAGGCACTCCATCGATCACCGTATCTGGGccatgaaagaaaaagaagtcatCTTGAACTGGTTGGTAACATAGGTGACGAAATCTGCAGATTCGTTTGGATTTGCTGTCACCTGTGCACCAAAAACTTGAGCCTTCTTTTAAGGTGGTCACgacatttatttgcaaaaagtTGATGGGTTCCTGATTAATGACTGGATTTTTCAGCCATTTGTACGTTAAGTTAAAAGACAAATACGACACAATacccaaaagaaaatgaaaaatcgagggagaaattgagaaaaattccATGGAAAAGACTTATAACAAATTTCTCAGGTTTTGGATTGATTTACATGAAGATTAAAAGAGACCGCTGGCTTGATGTAACCTGGCCTTTTGGAGGCTTTCATCCGCAACCATTTCCGCTAGTTAACGATTGGTTTCGGGAAAGGGGGTTCCCCGAAATGTTTCTTGCCGATTGGTTCGTTCTTGTGGTGGAGGTGGTATGGGAATTTTCCCAAATTCTAGGAATATGAGACAATGTGTTTTCTAGGATCATCGTCATAGTGAAAGAAAAGGGAAACTGCTGGTGAGTaggttttttaatctttttggTAAAATTCTTTACCAATAAATATACCGTGAGATAGAATTGTCATTTAGCTAGCGTAGTTGGTCGTCACAATTACGGATCGAGACTAACTTTGTTGAAGTCTTCACAATTACGTTACATATACACTGCTGCATATTTAAACCAGTAGCTTAAGTACTTTTGCTTTGGTGGCAAAAGAAGGATGAGTGAGTGGGTGTACGCAGTACAAGATTATGAAATCAACAGCAAAATCAATTGAACCTAAGACTGAATGCACTGTTTGGCCCACGCTTCTCTTTCTGTTTATTGTGTGCAGTCTCCATTTCTACATCTATGTAATTCTAGTAATTCTATTGGCTATAAGCAAAGCTATTCCTATTGGCCTTTAGTAAGGCTATTATGGAATTACAGGAGAATTTGAACACCCAGCTGGTTCATAGCAACTGCAATAAGATGTATTCATGACTTGAAAAGTGGGGTATAAgcagagtaatttagtattatcaactgagttctAACGTAAATGGACcaaaataaagagtttaaaagctgacatttcaagtattagcccttcgtcaaagcaatcgatgaagggctaacgcttgaaatgtcagcttttaaactctttacagtgaccaattttcattattaactcagttgatgttactaaattaccctgttttacCCGTTACAGCCCAACATTAGTGCATATTCTAAGTGCATATTTCAGTTGTGAGGTATTTCACGACCATACAActtaaatttttgtaatgaCAATTGAATGCAGTCATTTTCATTAAATGCAGAATACCTTGTAACTCCATGACCACAGTAATTACAAGTGTCGATGTGCTAAGAAAAGTGAGGTATGTTGAATTAGATAGAGCAACTACAGAAGACATGGCCACTGAGGTCCACCTTGTAATTATTGGGATGTAAGTGGTAGAAAACTTTGAActctgatttctttttcctcaaaCTGTGTGTAACAGTATGGAAATATATGACTCAAACACTTGTCTATTTACTTGATTCATTCTTAAAACCAACTGAAGCCATTCAGGTTCTTAGTCTTAGTAATGAATATATCAATTTATAGTCTTAAAACTTGGCcaacaaattgaaaacatgTTGTAATGTtcagaaagatgttttttgtcttgtcacaagcatgggacaaagaaaaaattctgagtcacCAAtaggaattgaacctcagacctttggattctaCACTTTGATGCTCTACTTCTGAGCCAAGACTCTATGGCGGGCAAGGTCTATTGCGAAGTTCATGTGATGTGCATCCTGCAAACTgcaaggatcagcaatgtcaatagcatcatgtttgtaaGTAGAATAAGAGAAACTTTAATAgcatctctcttattctattaaCAAACATAATGCTATCAACATTGCTGCTCAAAGCAGTTTGCAGGacgtgtgtcatatgaactttctaatagaccttgctcacagtagagtctctgtggctcagtggtagagcattggagcacAGAATCCAAAGGTGTGAGATTTGAATCCtaatggggactcagaattctgtatttctttaccatgctcaaaatttaccatcccTTTTATTCTACGTTGTAATGTTGTTTAGACATAGTTCATGCAAATTACTCAACAGTCTTAATCATAATCACAAGGAATTACAATTTTGTGCAAAAGGCTCTTTAAGGATGTAGATTCCAGCATAGGATGTTAAGAGTCAGTAATCAGTGAAACCAGGAAGTTAAGATTCAGAATATAATGAAGGATTATAGATCCCAAGGACTGCATTTATTTGGTTTATCTGTTGAGCTGACACTTAACATAAGCATAATCTGGTCTTGAAATCTGATTGTCTGTTTTAGGGTTGTCCTGAGAACTGATGTTTCAACAAACCAAGGGAGAGTTATCATCAGAATGAAGTGAAGAGGTAATGTCAGAGTAGTGTTGTAAATCTGCTTCGtgtcaacccttaaactccccAAATAAATGAACATATAACTCCATGACAGAATGACTAAGAAACTAGTTAAAGGACTCAAAACCATTAGAAGCAGGTCTTCAAACAAGTCTTGCTTTGATGTATGGAAAATAGCCTGTTTCCTTCTTCTCCTGGCTCCACGTATAAGGAAATGGCCCAAGTCAAGAGAATTCAAGGAATCTGTTTTTGGGATCTCTACTACCTTAAGGTCTGTACCAATTAGTGCTCAGAGAATTTAAAAACCACTCTTTTTGGAATTATTTTGTAGTTGAGGACAGATCAATGAAGAACCTATATGAAGAAGATTGTGGAGTATTCTCTTTTTAATCTGGCAACATCATTAGTTCAAATCACAAGTTCACGAGTTCAAATCTACCTTACTGATAATCACATTAATAGACAGTTTTGCATGACCTGTCTTAACAATACAGACAATTTTCACACAACTGTATAAATTTGAAGATAATGGAAAGTAGGAACTTTCCAAGACAACAAAACCACCTTTCTGATGGAAATGCAGCCGTTGACTTAGGTACTTCTCTATCTGAGTCTCCTGCTCCATGGAATGTTGGTTTAGCTTATGATGCACCGGATGGTACCCTGACAAGAAGTGGGAACCCTGGGGAGAGACTTGTGCATAGTAAGTGCTGGATATCCTTACCAAGTCATGCATTTTTCTGAGCTTTCAGTGTTATACTTCTTCTTATCTTGTAGGCATTGCTTagctattttttaattttagttaccACAAATTTGTTAAGCCTCTAGCATTTCATTATTTAGTatgtacaaagttaaaaaaaaggttccATGTTCCCATATATCTGTTCaataacagatcacagatgacgtcaaaacatggtaagaacaaaaaagtggcacacaaagcacagccaagtgtgtcactgacaTTCTTACCACATTTGGACCTTTTGTGTGATCCATTTCTGTTCAGACCCATggaaacatggaatctatttgtttctttaaattggaaaaggaaaaggttGTTTATGGTGAAGTCATCTATctgtctgtcctccaatagatcataagtaagatCCAAAATgtgtgtataattcagcttttCACATAAATTGGTATTGACCATAACCAACTACTCTAATAACCTCCTTAAAATAATTAAGTAATCATGATTGTTTTATTATCACGTGTTACCCATGTAGGGATCTCTGTTTTCTCAGCAGAAGATTAATCATGCTTATTAATTTGCTAAAATGAAAGAGATGCTTGCTGTTTCTGACAATTTTTTGGTAATAATTCATGAAATATGCTTTCATCAATTTGTGATATTGCCATGGTCACTTTATCTCATGTGGGATGAGTTTCAAACAGCTTCATATTTCCCGtgataaagatgttttttttaaattaaattaccaGTATGACTggacttttattattatttttactcttttaCATTGACACTAAGAATAAATGTTCCTCTGATCTTTGATTTGCCTCAGGGCCTGTAAACATGCCATCAGAACAATCCAATCATGTTGA
This region of Pocillopora verrucosa isolate sample1 chromosome 3, ASM3666991v2, whole genome shotgun sequence genomic DNA includes:
- the LOC131772284 gene encoding protein O-linked-mannose beta-1,4-N-acetylglucosaminyltransferase 2-like, with protein sequence MEFFSISPSIFHFLLGIVSYLSFNLTYKWLKNPVINQEPINFLQINVVTTLKEGSSFWCTGDSKSKRICRFRHLCYQPVQDDFFFFHGPDTVIDGVPENRFDPALLDLSSVDDHNTQYFNYVDYPVSALDTFPNITIIDDLSLIFNRFNADNIMHVIHDDLLPLFHTLGQFSWSKPSIDLGYRLVMMEGWNEGTYFDLYKLFTDKPPLLKRDLQKSKQLICFQHGVVGISKYTTWYQYGFKEPQGALPRTSLTGQYVRQFVMFIKKRLGLDSGLTRASDSSYVVLCSREHNRLIINELDLSMAISRHFDKQVIHTSMTKHSFKEQVQLVSRASALIGMHGSILILAMFLPPSAKLIELFPFGVNPNHYTPYCTLANLPGMDITYGAWRNEIEENTVTYPHEAPEVGGIVHLSDEEQVQIRTAKEVPRHLCCSNPYWLYRIYQDTMVDIKSLLLVMQTVEKKQRMTSVRPKPAYDHNLYPSKVINVTCQLPSEESQPALWLSWKPPLNLPFIAGSNVKYEVWIQPNGQNNYVAYILDMTEYIFTENLLRNTHYNVWVRCIVDENSGPFGSVAHCETN